From Triticum urartu cultivar G1812 chromosome 2, Tu2.1, whole genome shotgun sequence, a single genomic window includes:
- the LOC125534550 gene encoding WAT1-related protein At1g25270-like produces the protein MGVMDGMKPVAAMVVVQFVFAGVNIFYKLAVSDGMDMRVLVAYRFLFASAVLSPIAYFVERKKRTKVTWRVLLLSFVCGLCGGSLAQNLYISGMKLTSATFASAMTNLIPAITFVLAVLFRYERLAIRTLAGQAKVTGTMLGVGGAMLLTFYKGAQVTPWPPTHINLAAQLAARHQHEEHASSSLHPDSGNRAMGCLLCTGSCFFYALWLILQARLSREYPFHYSTTALMCAMSALQSAAFALCFDRDLIQWRLSSGVRLLAVLYTGVVASGVMLVVLSWCVKRRGPLFASVFNPMMLVVVAVLSSLLLGEELHLGSVLGAVLIVTGLYSVLWGKGREAAENEPAKAHASGTELPHIDIVVHRHDPPPTPQQQSTEPGPAR, from the exons atGGGCGTGATGGATGGGATGAAGCCGGTGGCGGCGATGGTGGTGGTGCAGTTTGTGTTCGCCGGCGTCAACATCTTCTACAAGCTGGCCGTGAGCGACGGCATGGACATGCGGGTCCTCGTCGCCTACCGCTTCCTCTTCGCCTCCGCCGTCCTCTCGCCCATCGCATACTTCGTCGAGAG GAAGAAAAGAACCAAGGTGACTTGGCGAGTCCTGCTGCTCTCCTTCGTCTGCGGACTCTGTGG GGGCTCGCTGGCGCAGAACCTCTACATCTCCGGCATGAAGCTCACGTCCGCGACCTTCGCCTCCGCCATGACCAACCTCATCCCGGCCATCACCTTCGTGCTCGCCGTGCTCTTCCGCTACGAGCGCCTCGCCATCCGCACCCTCGCCGGCCAGGCCAAGGTCACCGGCACCATGCTTGGCGTCGGCGGCGCCATGCTCCTCACCTTCTACAAGGGCGCCCAGGTCACCCCTTGGCCTCCCACCCACATCAACCTCGCCGCCCAGCTCGCCGCCCGGCACCAACACGAGGAACATGCCTCCTCCTCCCTTCACCCGGACAGCGGCAACCGTGCCATGGGCTGCCTGCTCTGCACCGGCAGCTGCTTCTTTTATGCGCTCTGGCTCATCCTGCAGGCCAGGCTCAGCCGGGAGTACCCGTTCCACTACTCCACCACGGCCCTCATGTGCGCCATGAGCGCGCTCCAGTCCGCCGCATTCGCGCTCTGCTTCGACCGGGACCTCATCCAGTGGCGCCTCTCCTCCGGCGTCCGCCTACTCGCCGTCCTCTACACCGGCGTTGTCGCCTCAGGGGTCATGCTCGTGGTGCTCTCCTGGTGCGTCAAGCGCCGGGGCCCCCTCTTCGCGTCCGTCTTCAACCCCATGATGCTGGTGGTGGTGGCCGTGCTCAGCTCGCTGCTGCTCGGCGAGGAGCTGCACCTCGGCAGCGTGCTCGGCGCCGTTCTCATCGTGACGGGCCTCTACTCCGTGCTCTGGGGAAAAGgccgcgaggcggcggagaacgAGCCCGCCAAGGCCCACGCCTCCGGCACCGAGCTGCCGCACATCGACATCGTCGTGCATCGCCATGATCCTCCTCCCACGCCACAGCAGCAGAGCACGGAGCCGGGGCCGGCGCGGTAA
- the LOC125538419 gene encoding uncharacterized protein LOC125538419 yields MSPAANCKRPKADAPGSFDDEPPWASLPADLARHVGWRVLAGDLLDYVRFRAVCSHWRSATMSPRGHGITDPRFHPRRWMMLPEGHGLHPAGKKRFFNISTGVFVRHRVPLLLDYNYLVFCPVEGLLLLQGNTAMEILFFSSTLSRATSRSCPDKIYPPFHLVDCDSDILLVGYTNYTLSSHRLVYRVADLIRGRVDPLTSIEGNALLIGSKTSVSVSSKAVPAIAWMEEE; encoded by the exons ATGTCGCCGGCGGCGAACTGCAAGCGACCAAAAGCCGACGCTCCCGGTAGCTTCGACGACGAGCCCCCCTGGGCGTCTCTCCCTGCAGATCTGGCCCGGCATGTGGGCTGGCGGGTATTGGCTGGAGACCTGCTCGACTATGTCCGGTTCCGCGCCGTCTGCTCTCACTGGCGTTCCGCTACGATGTCCCCGCGCGGCCATGGCATCACTGATCCGCGGTTTCATCCCCGGCGGTGGATGATGCTGCCTGAGGGCCATGGCCTTCACCCTGCCGGCAAGAAGCGTTTCTTCAACATTTCTACTGGAGTCTTCGTGCGCCACCGAGTTCCTCTTCTCTTGGACTACAACTACTTGGTTTTCTGCCCGGTGGAAGGGCTTCTCCTGCTGCAGGGCAACACGGCGATGGAAATactcttcttctcctccacccTTTCACGGGCGACATCGCGGAGCTGCC CTGACAAGATCTACCCACCATTTCACTTAGTAGATTGTGACTCAGACATCCTACTAGTTGGATACACCAATTACACGCTTTCCTCGCACAGGCTAGTTTACAGAGTAGCTGATCTTATTCGAGGAAGAGTTGACCCACTAACTAGCATCGAAGGCAATGCTCTCTTGATTGGCTCCAAAACAAGTGTGAGTGTAAGTTCCAAGGCGGTGCCTGCTATC GCATGGATGGAGGAGGAATAA